The Henckelia pumila isolate YLH828 chromosome 2, ASM3356847v2, whole genome shotgun sequence genome includes a window with the following:
- the LOC140884788 gene encoding F-box protein CPR1-like, whose amino-acid sequence MDLPSEIITNTHIKIANAKTPLILMELPSEIIANILSRLPWRTIISCKCVCKQWDKLLSSPEFVKFHRSVSTPEVLVLQADPIGRYLCKFVEREDDFQLHQHGFHSDQGMKFNPKAFISSPAGYRIEMIGSVDGLLCLQYNSKIDDVICVCNPIMREYTSLPRLARIVESVNFIHYGFGVSSITGQYKVVYMFQKSVQKVRQCLVSENFKCEFYDYLIYTLGTGYWRSIPRNSPFGLSHLSFGVFLNGNLHGLVKSSPESAISISCFDLEDESFKPFSPPPYPLRLVWFACCDTLGVLDDCLCICDSTSSIDEGGLVFWTMKEYGVKESWTRQFVFLGTQISPSFPYDVVYPIKGYKNGDILFSWQHQMAFYYNNRTKTSHKVVICTDNLDPRIWLCFKTVLHSSSFLSLKSFGGEIVISCADLWTKILMRRSQR is encoded by the coding sequence ATGGATCTACCATCAGAAATCATCACCAATACGCATATAAAGATTGCCAATGCGAAAACACCATTAATCTTGATGGAACTACCATCAGAAATCATCGCCAATATCCTATCAAGACTTCCATGGCGAACCATCATAAGCTGCAAATGTGTTTGCAAGCAATGGGACAAGCTTCTCTCAAGTCCCGAATTTGTCAAATTCCATCGTTCTGTATCGACCCCAGAAGTGCTTGTCCTTCAAGCTGATCCAATTGGTCGGTACCTATGCAAATTCGTCGAACGTGAAGATGACTTTCAACTTCATCAACACGGTTTTCACAGTGATCAGGGGATGAAATTTAATCCCAAAGCATTCATTAGCTCCCCTGCAGGTTACCGGATTGAGATGATAGGTTCGGTCGATGGTTTGCTTTGCCTTCAATACAACAGCAAAATAGATGATGTGATTTGTGTATGCAATCCGATCATGCGTGAGTACACCTCTCTTCCTAGACTTGCACGCATTGTGGAGTCTGTTAACTTTATTCATTATGGGTTCGGGGTAAGCTCGATAACCGGCCAATACAAGGTCGTTTACATGTTCCAAAAGAGCGTCCAAAAAGTACGACAGTGCCTAGTCTCTGAAAACTTcaagtgtgaattctatgaTTACCTGATCTACACACTTGGGACAGGTTACTGGAGAAGCATTCCTAGAAACTCACCATTTGGGCTCTCTCATCTTTCCTTTGGCGTTTTTCTGAATGGAAATCTACATGGGTTGGTAAAGAGCTCTCCCGAATCCGCCATTTCAATATCTTGTTTCGATCTGGAAGATGAGTCATTTAAGCCCTTTTCTCCTCCTCCATATCCGCTACGGCTAGTATGGTTTGCTTGCTGTGATACTTTAGGAGTTTTGGATGATTGCTTGTGTATTTGTGACAGTACGAGTTCGATTGATGAGGGGGGACTTGTTTTCTGGACCATGAAGGAATACGGGGTCAAAGAATCATGGACGAGGCAATTCGTGTTTCTTGGCACACAAATCAGTCCTTCTTTTCCATACGACGTTGTTTACCCCATCAAAGGTTATAAAAATGGCGACATCTTGTTTTCTTGGCAACATCAGATGGCGTTCTATTACAACAACAGGACCAAAACCAGTCATAAAGTTGTTATATGTACCGATAATTTAGATCCTCGCATTTGGTTATGTTTCAAGACAGTGCTTCACAGTTCAAGTTTCCTTTCGCTCAAAAGTTTCGGAGGGGAAATTGTGATTTCATGTGCTGATTTGTGGACAAAAATtcttatgagacggtctcaaaggtaa